One window of Oryza brachyantha chromosome 12, ObraRS2, whole genome shotgun sequence genomic DNA carries:
- the LOC102699550 gene encoding ribulose bisphosphate carboxylase small chain, chloroplastic-like: MAPSVMASSATSVAPFQGLKSTAGMPVSRRSGSSSFGNVSNGGRIKCMQVWPIEGIKKFETLSYLPPLSVEDLLKQIEYLLRSKWVPCLEFSKVGFVYRENHRSPGYYDGRYWTMWKLPMFGCSDATQVLKELEEAKKAYPDAFVRIIGFDNVRQVQCISFIAYKPPGSEGTTDAQFRSVTV, encoded by the exons ATGGCCCCCTCCGTCATGGCCTCGTCGGCCACATCCGTCGCTCCCTTCCAGGGGCTCAAGTCCACCGCCGGCAtgcccgtcagccgccgctcCGGCAGCTCCAGCTTCGGCAACGTCAGCAATGGCGGAAGGATCAAGTGCATGCAG GTGTGGCCGATCGAGGGCATCAAGAAGTTCGAGACCCTGTCGTACCTGCCGCCGCTGAGCGTGGAGGACCTCCTGAAGCAGATCGAGTACCTGCTGCGGTCCAAGTGGGTGCCGTGCCTCGAGTTCAGCAAGGTCGGCTTCGTCTACCGCGAGAACCACAGGTCCCCCGGGTACTACGACGGCAGGTACTGGACCATGTGGAAGCTGCCCATGTTCGGGTGCAGCGACGCCACCCAGGTGCTCAAGGAGCTCGAGGAGGCCAAGAAGGCGTACCCTGACGCCTTCGTGCGCATCATCGGCTTCGACAACGTCAGGCAGGTGCAGTGCATCAGCTTCATCGCCTACAAGCCCCCGGGCTCCGAGGGGACGACCGATGCCCAGTTTAGATCGGTTACCGTGTAA